The Gloeocapsa sp. PCC 73106 genome has a segment encoding these proteins:
- the mnmE gene encoding tRNA uridine-5-carboxymethylaminomethyl(34) synthesis GTPase MnmE, translating into MSKHTITAIATAVVPQQGSISIVRVSGEQAIAIAQRLFHTPGKQPWKSHSILYGYIRHPQTQELIDEALLLIMQAPRSYTKEDIVEFHCHGGIIPVQRVLQLTLELGARLAQPGEFTLRAFLNGRLDLTQAESVAELVKAGSNQAAQIALAGLEGKLGRPIVQLRHDCLDILAEIEARIDFEEDLPPLDVDLMQQQLRDVLTKVIEILSTADKGQLLRNGLKVAIVGRPNVGKSSLLNAWSRCDRAIVTDLPGTTRDVVESQLVVEGIPIQVLDTAGIRDTSDRVEQIGVERSRQAAEGADLVLLTIDAQIGWTPEDTVIYEQVKHRPVILVINKIDLLINHFPTYPETITTTVTTAAISSQGIDALEQAIVHLAQANQITAANLEFALNQRQAEALTRARLALLQVQETIDAGHPLDFWTIDLRSAIQALGEITGEEVTESVLERIFSRFCIGK; encoded by the coding sequence ATGTCAAAGCACACGATAACAGCGATCGCCACCGCAGTAGTTCCCCAACAGGGAAGCATTAGCATTGTTAGAGTTTCAGGAGAGCAAGCTATCGCGATCGCCCAACGTCTGTTTCACACACCTGGAAAACAACCATGGAAGAGTCATAGTATTCTCTATGGCTATATTCGTCACCCTCAGACTCAAGAATTAATCGATGAAGCGCTACTACTAATTATGCAAGCTCCTCGCTCTTATACTAAAGAAGATATCGTGGAGTTTCACTGTCACGGCGGTATTATTCCAGTCCAAAGAGTACTACAATTAACCCTGGAATTAGGAGCCAGACTAGCTCAACCGGGAGAGTTTACCCTGAGGGCTTTTTTAAATGGGAGATTAGATTTAACCCAAGCTGAAAGCGTCGCCGAATTAGTTAAAGCAGGCTCAAATCAAGCAGCTCAAATCGCCCTAGCGGGGTTAGAGGGGAAATTAGGGCGACCTATTGTGCAACTGCGCCACGATTGCTTAGATATCCTCGCTGAAATAGAAGCTAGAATCGATTTTGAAGAAGATTTACCCCCTTTGGATGTAGATTTGATGCAACAGCAACTGAGGGATGTACTTACAAAAGTTATAGAAATACTAAGCACTGCAGATAAAGGACAATTACTGCGCAACGGTTTAAAAGTGGCGATTGTGGGACGTCCTAACGTGGGAAAATCGAGTCTACTTAATGCTTGGAGTCGGTGCGATCGCGCGATTGTCACGGATTTACCTGGAACTACTCGCGATGTGGTCGAATCTCAATTAGTGGTGGAGGGTATACCGATACAAGTACTAGATACGGCGGGAATTAGGGATACTAGTGATAGGGTAGAACAAATTGGAGTAGAGCGATCGCGCCAAGCCGCGGAGGGTGCTGATTTAGTCCTGTTAACCATTGATGCTCAAATCGGTTGGACACCAGAAGATACGGTTATCTATGAACAAGTCAAACATCGTCCGGTGATTCTGGTAATTAATAAGATTGATCTCTTGATTAATCATTTCCCTACTTATCCCGAAACAATCACTACTACCGTAACTACAGCAGCGATTTCCTCTCAAGGTATTGACGCTTTAGAACAGGCGATCGTGCATTTAGCTCAAGCTAATCAAATCACCGCGGCTAATTTAGAATTCGCCCTCAACCAAAGACAAGCGGAAGCATTAACTCGCGCTAGATTAGCTCTACTACAGGTACAAGAGACTATAGACGCAGGACACCCTCTAGACTTTTGGACTATCGATCTTAGAAGCGCTATTCAAGCTTTAGGTGAAATTACTGGTGAAGAGGTTACTGAGTCAGTTTTAGAACGCATTTTCAGTCGCTTTTGTATCGGTAAGTAA
- a CDS encoding branched-chain amino acid ABC transporter permease produces the protein MDIPQLIFNGISVGSILAIAAIGLTLTYGILKLSNFAHGDFMTLGAYFTWLANTQGVNLGLAIIIGAFGTIIIMLISEQLLWKPMRDRRATPTSLIIISIGLALFLRSGILLIWGSDNQSYDLPVIQKVNILGLAVSYYILERLIVISLAVLAILALHLVLKKTKIGKAMRAVADNVDLARVSGINVERIVIYTWVITGILTAVSGSMYGLLYGIRPNLGWFLILPLFASVILGGIGNPYGAIAGALVIGVAQELTVPWLGSEYKLAVAIVIMIIILLIRPQGLFKGLVQ, from the coding sequence TTGGACATACCTCAATTGATTTTTAACGGTATTTCCGTAGGGAGTATTCTCGCAATCGCCGCCATTGGTTTAACTTTAACCTACGGGATCTTAAAATTATCTAACTTTGCCCATGGAGACTTTATGACTCTTGGCGCTTATTTTACTTGGTTAGCTAATACTCAGGGAGTCAATTTAGGTTTAGCGATAATTATCGGTGCTTTTGGGACGATTATCATTATGTTAATCTCCGAACAACTACTTTGGAAACCCATGCGCGATCGCCGTGCTACTCCCACCTCTTTGATTATTATCTCTATTGGTCTAGCTTTATTTTTACGCAGTGGTATCTTACTGATTTGGGGAAGTGATAATCAAAGCTACGATTTACCAGTAATTCAAAAAGTAAATATTTTAGGTCTAGCTGTGTCTTACTATATCTTAGAACGGCTTATAGTCATCTCCTTAGCAGTTTTAGCCATTTTAGCACTGCATTTGGTGCTCAAAAAGACTAAAATCGGTAAAGCGATGCGCGCTGTAGCTGATAACGTTGACTTAGCGAGGGTATCGGGAATCAACGTGGAGCGAATCGTGATTTATACCTGGGTGATTACTGGTATTCTCACCGCAGTATCCGGCTCAATGTATGGTTTACTCTATGGAATTCGTCCTAATTTGGGTTGGTTTTTGATTTTACCTCTGTTCGCGTCGGTAATTCTTGGGGGTATTGGTAATCCTTATGGAGCGATCGCGGGTGCTTTAGTGATTGGGGTAGCGCAAGAACTAACGGTACCCTGGTTAGGTTCAGAATACAAGTTAGCCGTAGCGATTGTGATTATGATTATAATCTTATTGATACGTCCCCAGGGATTATTTAAGGGCTTGGTTCAGTAA
- a CDS encoding CCA tRNA nucleotidyltransferase, with the protein MSLVLPEKWPFSLDWLPPSAHLVGGAVRDALLGRKSDYLDLDFVIPTGAIALAQKIAQYYSAGFVILDPQRQIARVVFPQATVDFAQQEGDTLETDLGRRDFTVNAIALYLPQQTLIDPLKGLIDLEKKQLKMISVANLESDPLRLLRAYRQGAQLNFTIEAQTRIHLRDLAPLLIRVAPERVQSELNYLFANPHGSYWLEQAGLDGLLNVWLPNVNPTKLAQLAQIDTILPRVESTWSSINWQSEVSPLAKLTRLVADHPLEAQRELIALKYPKEVFNGVKSVLHHLSELSKCSGDLREQYFFFLGINKFFPILALVALAQNIQPELVTGLINRYSDRHDLVAHPQPLVTGNDLINSLHLKPGPQIRELLTEIHIARIEGKITTPEEALDFAQHELSPNL; encoded by the coding sequence ATGTCTTTAGTGTTACCAGAAAAATGGCCTTTTAGTCTGGATTGGTTACCACCATCTGCTCATTTAGTAGGAGGTGCGGTGCGGGATGCTCTACTAGGAAGAAAAAGTGATTATCTAGATTTAGATTTTGTTATCCCCACGGGTGCGATCGCTCTAGCTCAAAAAATAGCCCAATACTATAGTGCAGGTTTTGTTATTCTCGATCCACAACGACAGATAGCGAGGGTAGTTTTTCCCCAAGCAACGGTGGATTTTGCACAACAAGAGGGAGATACTCTAGAGACTGACTTGGGTAGACGAGATTTTACCGTCAATGCGATCGCGCTATATCTTCCCCAGCAAACTCTGATCGATCCCTTGAAAGGGTTAATTGATTTAGAAAAAAAACAACTAAAAATGATTAGCGTCGCCAATCTTGAATCAGATCCCTTGCGTTTATTGCGCGCTTACCGTCAGGGTGCACAACTTAATTTTACTATCGAAGCCCAAACCCGTATCCATCTACGCGATTTAGCACCCCTATTGATTCGAGTCGCTCCTGAGAGGGTTCAATCCGAGTTAAACTATCTCTTCGCTAATCCTCACGGTAGCTATTGGTTAGAACAAGCGGGATTAGATGGTCTCTTGAACGTCTGGCTACCCAATGTCAACCCTACTAAGTTGGCACAATTAGCCCAGATTGACACCATATTACCCCGTGTTGAGTCAACCTGGTCTAGTATCAATTGGCAAAGCGAAGTCTCTCCCCTCGCTAAATTAACTCGTCTGGTTGCGGATCATCCCCTAGAAGCCCAAAGAGAATTAATCGCTCTCAAATACCCTAAAGAAGTATTTAACGGGGTAAAATCCGTTCTTCATCATCTTTCAGAGTTATCGAAGTGTAGTGGAGATCTCAGAGAGCAGTATTTTTTCTTTTTAGGTATTAATAAATTTTTTCCGATTCTAGCTCTAGTCGCTTTAGCCCAAAACATCCAACCGGAGTTAGTAACTGGTTTAATCAACCGTTATAGCGATCGTCATGATTTGGTAGCTCATCCTCAACCTTTAGTCACTGGGAATGACTTAATTAACTCTTTACACCTCAAACCTGGTCCCCAAATCCGGGAGTTACTCACGGAGATTCACATAGCTCGAATCGAGGGGAAAATTACTACCCCAGAAGAAGCTTTGGACTTTGCTCAACATGAACTATCTCCCAACCTATAG
- a CDS encoding TerD family protein, translating into MGINLEKGQSISLSKEAPGLTKLMCGLGWDLGKNGGGGLFGTSKCDLDVSVLCLDPNDKIKDSSNVIYFGNLKHKSGAITHLGDNLTGVGEGDDEQVIIDLSRIPKEINKLVFVVNIYDCIARKQDFSQIKNAFVRLVNTTNNKELAKYNLSGAEYKGMTGMLMAEIYNHNNEWKMTAVGNGIKANGLQEILRNYA; encoded by the coding sequence ATGGGAATCAATCTTGAAAAAGGACAGAGTATTTCGCTTTCTAAAGAAGCCCCTGGACTAACTAAACTAATGTGCGGACTGGGCTGGGATTTAGGGAAAAACGGAGGAGGAGGTTTATTTGGGACTTCTAAGTGTGATTTAGATGTCTCTGTATTGTGTTTAGATCCAAATGACAAAATCAAGGATAGCAGTAATGTTATTTACTTCGGAAACTTAAAACATAAATCAGGGGCAATTACTCATTTAGGAGATAACCTGACTGGTGTCGGTGAAGGTGATGACGAGCAGGTTATTATAGATTTGTCTCGGATACCGAAAGAAATTAATAAACTAGTCTTTGTAGTTAATATTTATGACTGCATTGCACGCAAACAAGATTTTTCTCAGATAAAAAATGCTTTTGTCCGTTTAGTTAATACCACCAATAATAAAGAACTAGCTAAGTATAATCTGTCAGGGGCTGAATATAAAGGGATGACGGGAATGCTCATGGCTGAAATTTACAATCATAACAACGAGTGGAAAATGACAGCGGTTGGCAATGGCATAAAAGCTAATGGTTTACAAGAAATATTGCGCAATTATGCTTGA
- a CDS encoding TerD family protein: protein MTINLSKGERINLAKEAPGLKNAGIGLGWDVNSTDTGSAFDIDASVFMLGANGKILDEKYFVFYNNTLSPDGSVKHEGDNRIGDAAGDDETIQIDLTKINDSIQEIVFVVTIHEGEQRKQNFGQIRNSYIRIYDNTTEKQIAKYELEEDASVETAIEFGKLYKKDGDWRFQAVGAGYKAGLQSFVDKYAS, encoded by the coding sequence ATGACAATTAATCTAAGTAAAGGTGAAAGAATTAACTTGGCAAAAGAAGCCCCTGGGTTGAAAAATGCCGGAATTGGTTTAGGATGGGATGTCAATTCTACAGATACAGGTTCTGCTTTTGATATAGATGCTTCTGTATTTATGTTGGGAGCTAATGGAAAAATACTTGATGAAAAATATTTCGTATTTTATAATAATACATTATCGCCAGATGGTTCTGTAAAGCATGAAGGAGATAACAGAATCGGAGACGCCGCCGGTGATGATGAAACCATACAAATTGATTTGACTAAAATCAATGATTCAATTCAAGAAATTGTTTTTGTGGTGACTATTCACGAAGGGGAGCAAAGAAAGCAAAATTTTGGACAAATTAGAAATTCTTATATCAGAATTTATGACAACACCACAGAAAAACAAATTGCTAAATATGAGTTAGAAGAAGATGCTTCCGTAGAAACAGCCATTGAATTTGGCAAGTTATATAAGAAAGATGGCGATTGGAGATTTCAAGCAGTAGGGGCAGGATACAAAGCAGGTCTTCAAAGCTTTGTAGATAAATATGCTTCTTAA
- a CDS encoding histidine phosphatase family protein: MNKKNSLVVVLAFCTIIGLGNLASANMNLLLANGDEALSPGEQANADFQDKLSGAELLAALQGGGHIIYFRHAQTEKDYADQVTADVNDCSTQRALSEVGWQQARTIGAAFTKHSIPVDRVISSQYCRAWQTADLAFGKFEKDPALNFLPFEDYTDVQVQQMKDSVMPLLTAVPTQGTNTVIVGHDDIFEAATGIYPAPQGMAYILKPDGQGGFEIIANMLPEDWSNL; this comes from the coding sequence ATGAACAAAAAAAATAGCTTAGTAGTAGTTTTAGCATTTTGCACCATCATCGGTTTAGGCAATCTAGCTAGTGCGAATATGAATCTGTTGTTAGCCAACGGAGATGAAGCGCTAAGTCCAGGAGAACAAGCCAACGCTGATTTTCAAGACAAACTCAGTGGAGCAGAGTTATTAGCGGCCCTACAAGGTGGTGGTCATATTATTTACTTCCGCCATGCTCAAACCGAAAAAGACTACGCCGATCAAGTCACTGCCGATGTTAATGATTGTAGTACACAAAGGGCCTTGAGCGAGGTAGGATGGCAGCAAGCTAGAACCATTGGAGCAGCTTTTACTAAGCATTCGATTCCCGTCGATCGCGTCATCTCGAGTCAGTATTGTCGCGCTTGGCAAACCGCAGATCTCGCTTTTGGGAAATTCGAAAAAGATCCAGCTCTTAACTTTTTGCCTTTCGAAGACTACACGGATGTTCAAGTACAACAGATGAAAGATAGTGTTATGCCTCTGTTAACCGCTGTTCCGACCCAGGGAACGAATACGGTTATTGTTGGTCATGATGATATCTTTGAAGCAGCGACGGGTATTTATCCTGCTCCTCAGGGGATGGCCTATATACTCAAACCCGATGGTCAAGGAGGATTCGAAATTATAGCTAATATGCTACCAGAAGATTGGTCCAACTTATGA